In the Paramisgurnus dabryanus chromosome 18, PD_genome_1.1, whole genome shotgun sequence genome, ccccaaaatttaaAAGGGTGCTCTTACCTCCACTTTTAAATTGGGTGTTTCCCTTTTCTTTCAGCTCTAAGCTCTCCTTTCTTCTGCTCTGTGATTAGAACGAACAaatcataaataaaacaatggAACAATAAGAAGCATTGTGCACAATGGTTGATAATATGCTATAGGCAGACACAGAAATTTTAATGGATGTGAAATCTTATATAAAGAGGATACTCGCCTCCTTTTCTTCCTCCGTCAGGTCTTTCTCAAGCTCACGCAGGTATTCTTCATCGTATTCGCTCACCTTGACCGTACTCGCCGCTTCTTTAAACTCTGAATCTGAGTCACTGTCTCTCGTCCCATCATCCTCTGCAAACCTCTCCAAATTCTCCTGGTCATTGTTACTTTTCTCCTCAAGCCCCGGGTCTCTAGCCAGTGAGTCAAGTGTGTTTTCAGCTGATCTGTGCTCATGCTCCGGCGGTGTGGTATTCAAACATGACTTGTCATTGACATCCGTATTTCCCAGTGTCTCTGTGTCTTTTACGAGTTCGCTTTGCACATCCGCTTGTCTCACAGGTGATGTGTCTTCTACATGTaatgtgtcatcacaatcataaAAACAGTCTTCCTGGTCTGCAGTGGTTTCGCTGGTCTCTGACACCTTTAATGTGTTTGCCATTGTGGCTGTGAGTGTCTCAGTCTCTCTCTCCATCTGCAGTCCTGTTGTCAGTTCAACCTGGGCGTGAAAGAGACTTAAATGACCACAGACTTTGACATCCAACACAGCAAAACTCAAATTTGTACATTTTGCTTCTCTTTAATTCAGGGCTGCAACATCAAATTAGCTTTTTCAAGTCTTAGTTtcatacatatttatatatgtttagCTAAATTTATATCAATATTTCAGCAGATGAATGTGTCTTACTGGTTTTGCTAACTCGCAACATAAGTGTACTGCTTGGGCTAAATCCTAAGTATCACAGTTAATTTTAGCTAAACTGTTTTTGTTTATTAGACAAAGAAGAGGAACAGCAATATTTGACAACGAAATATAAATGTTGCAATAaatattatacacaaatatcAGGCAAAACGTGATATTAGCACATATGACAGTGGTGGTTTCATATTGTTCGCTACTTGGGACTTCGCTACGACGGAGGTGTTTAATAAAAGCTTTTAATTGTAGCATAAATACTGGCACTTATTATTAGACAACAGCATTCAAACGGataatttttaacaaaaacaatcACCCGGTACTTCTTTCTTACCTTCTAGAAATGAGCCATAACGTCTTTTCCGGTTTGTCGTGACGTTGGATGATGTTTGGGCGCAGAGGATTCTGGGATATGTAGTGCGGGTTTTGTGTCGTTTCTGGATGACTGGGTGGACATTTGACGACGATCgaccaaatatatatatatatatatatatatatatatatatatatatatatatatatatatatatatataaacttgCTTTAATAAACGACTGTGGTGTTTTAGACCCTTAAAAAGGTTATCGTAGCTAAAtccttttttttatatttacaaaaacGAAGAAATTTAATTCCTATATActctgtaaaaagtaaaagttggatctacttaaaaatgtactaaAATTTGCAACACGTAAAATTTTCAAGCTTTGTCAACTAAAGTTTTTCACTTAAAGTCAGAAAACttaatttgacaaaaaaaatttataataataattaagatgTTACAaactaaagtattttttaagttaatcaaTCTTTCACCCTTTTTTTCAGTGTTGACTGTATTTTAGCAGAATCTGCAGTCCAGTTACCAATGGGATTTTTTTTggtattttgtgattttttgttttgttcaaaGCAGGCCAGCAATATGAATATTCCTGTGAAACTATCCAGAGTTTTGGCATGTTTCCTCTCCTACTTCCGAGTTCTCACTTGGAGAGTGTGATGTGTTGAAGAGCTGTGGGAATGACATAATAGACAGTTTTGGCTCATATTGCTTCCAGCTCTGTGATCGTGTCTGGCTTGCCTTTGGGCCACCTGGTGAATTCTGGCAGTGAAAAAAAACGTAGAACTTAGAAAGGATGAATCTGACagtaaaactttacatacgAGTTGTTTACTAAGAGAGCAGGGTATGACTTCATGTCTTCCATTAAAACACATGACCAtcagtaaaaaaacaaaacaaaggacAAACAAGGATCAAAATAGTAACAGAAGTCTGGTTGTGTGTCTGGTGTGCTCACACAGTTCAATGAAACTGTACATGTGCGTTTAAATATAGAGACAGTGTCAAAAGTGACATCCAGAATAAAATAAGCAATGTGGAAGCATATCCTTATGTTAAAGGGatcgttcacccaaaaatgaaaatcctgtcatcatttactcctaTGTTGCTACAAACTCGTATAAagttctttgttctgatgaacacgaaggaagatattttgaagaatgtttgtaaacaaaccgatcacgagccccattcacttttatAGTTAATCtataaatactttatttataaatatattatgtGTAGATTAATGTATTATTAATTTGTTATAGAAAATGTATTGTGTGGAGGTATTGTTTTGCCATCTGCTATTACATTATACTTTACTTACCAATAAAGACATATTATTAAAAAGCAGATGCGCCGCTTTTTAGATAAAAAGCTTATTTTACTTTCTGCACAAGAGTGTCTAATTATAAAGCATTGTTTTGCTTTATTATTAgactattattattgttattatagcTATTGTTATGCTATAATAACAATAGCATTGATATTATTCATTGTCTTTCGACTTTctttgaataaaatgtttttacttcAATTTTTATCTAAATTTTGTTTATGTAAGCATCACAGATATACCTCAGGTTAAGTATTACAAAAGTCTCATCATTTTTTATACAGGCCATTAAATCTTTTAAGCATATTTAACCTTTAAATCACTGTTATGTGGAAAGGACATTTTCAAACACTTGGCATGGTTTTGATAATTGAAAAAATTACTTTGGTAAGAGacttttttacacataaaattTATTTCTTCATGATGCTCTGGTTATGTCTTAAATAAAAGAAAGGTATTTTTGTATTGTAGCACACAATTTAACACAACCAATATGGTCCACAATAAAATGTACAGGTTCTAGGATAAAATGTATTCAAGAAGGGCACACATGGCAGATAAAAAATTCAATAACTATCAATGAAATTTCCCTAGGGAAATATTGTACTTTATGCAATCCAACGAATAGTTGAATGGTAAATGtaaaaccaaaaataaaatCTTATAATAAAGCACAAAGAGTGTGTACAGCACATACACCTATGGGAATAACCATTTTTGCTGGTTTGTTTCGGTTCTTCATCTGTACTCATACAACCTTTTCATGCCATCTTTTTATGTAAGGTGTTTAGCATTGACCCAAAACAAATCTAAATCAGTTAAGACAACAGAAAAACATTCTTATTGAACTGAAGACTACAAGATGGCATTGGTTTATCTTAAACTATCAATCCAATCAAAGTATCTTAACCA is a window encoding:
- the ttc1 gene encoding tetratricopeptide repeat protein 1, which produces MERETETLTATMANTLKVSETSETTADQEDCFYDCDDTLHVEDTSPVRQADVQSELVKDTETLGNTDVNDKSCLNTTPPEHEHRSAENTLDSLARDPGLEEKSNNDQENLERFAEDDGTRDSDSDSEFKEAASTVKVSEYDEEYLRELEKDLTEEEKESRRKESLELKEKGNTQFKSGEHVEAEESYTAALRLCPVSYSKERSILFSNRAAARLHQDKKEDAISDCSKAIELNPNYVRAILRRAELYEKTEKLDEALEDYKTVLEKDPSIPAAREACMRLPRQIEERNEKLKEEMMSKLKDLGNMVLRPFGLSTNNFQLNQDANTGSYSINFVQNPNNNNR